Genomic DNA from Melospiza georgiana isolate bMelGeo1 chromosome 3, bMelGeo1.pri, whole genome shotgun sequence:
ccggcggcgggaggcggcgggcAAGGCCCGGCGGCGGGAGCGCTGCCACGGACCGGGACCAAGACCGAGCCGGGCCGAGCCGGACCGagccgggccgagccgggccCGTTGCCGCCTCCTTGCCGCCGCCCGGCGCCGGGCCCTAGCGGAAGGGGGAGGCGGGGGAGGTGCGCGGCGCTGGCACGGGCCCGcccctggggcagagcagggcgggCGGCGCtgggccggggccggcgggcagcggcggggctgcgggcactGCGGGTCTGGGCACTGCGGGTCTGGGCAGGGCGGGCTCAGCCCCCTCACAGCGGGCTCATCCCCCTCAGAGCGGGCAGGGCCGCGGTGCCGGCGGGCTCGTCGGGCATGAGAGGCAGTGGAGAGGTTGTGCCGATAAGGCACCGACACTTTATTATTTCCGTCCAAGTGTTTCCTGGAATGTATCTTCTCTCGCTCGTAGAAGGAGAACCAAAACCAACGAAGCTCAAAGCTATCAATTATGCTTAATTAGGAGGAACATTATCGCAggggaaagatttttttgctGGTCGTCACTACATGCCGTGTCTACGGAAGCACCTATCGCAATAATCGCGGTTACTGCCGGCGCTGGGacctccccctccttccctgcagcagagggaaatgggaaagtGTCGCTTCGCTGACTTTACCCCTGGCACTGGCTCCTACTCTCGCTGCTGTTTTCCAGCGGAGGTTACGGACATCCTGCATGGCACCAAACTTTGGCACCTTTGAGGTGTGTGGGACATATtccacacagcccaggctgaggaCACGGGCCTGTGCCAGGAGGCAGGCGGAGGCCGGCTGCTTCCCCGCAAGGAGAACAGGAGCGCACCTCCTGCTCGGGTGTTGGACACCCTGGATGTCCCTGACCCCTGCAAGGGCTCTGGGGCCCGAGTTTGCAGGTGCAGGTGGTGCCTGAGCTCCTCAGCTCTTAGTGCTCAGAGACCCTCGGGACAGTAGGCGTGCTTGTGAGGGAAAATACTTCCCACGTACCATACGTGTTATTCACACCCGAGAGCTCATGAATAAAAGAACAGCTCTTCCAATGGAACTTGCCATGCCGTATCATTGCCTTGAAATGAGTGGCATGCCGTAGTTCTCTGTTCAGTAGGGTTGTGCCTTTCAGCAAAATACTGAGTAGAGAAACACTGTCAggttttttacttttctgttcAGATCTAACACCATTTCTAAGAAACACAGTAAAATGTTGGTTTTTCTTGTGCAGACTTGGTGCCCTGACAATGTGTGCACAGTAGGGCACGGTGACGCTGTCTTCTGCTGGCTCTTCCTTGCTTTGGCTCAACCATAATGAAGACACTACATAATATGCTAAAAACGTGGAAGAAGACGGATCTGCTGTTGCCTTCTTACATATTAGAGAAACAAACAGCATGGCTCCCTGTGAAAATCCCATTGCATTGGAAATTTATTAACCAGAATTGCCACATACAGCATCTATTAAATTACACTGTTTCCTGCCTTCATTATATCTGTGATACCTTCCTAGAGATAGAACCACAACCCCAAGTAgctctttcctttttcaaatCAATTTAAATAGCTACCATAGTTCAAAAATCTAGACAACCatgttttgtttgcaagaaattataaaaattggGTTGTGCATTCAAAACATCTTTAATGAAGGTTAgattaaaaaagcagcagtttagCATAGCTATTCAGTTcagcttccagaaaaaaaaaatctggatcTTAAGCACTATCTCTTTAGTTCAAGAAGTTTCTCCCAAGACATGTGGCAGAGATATCTGCTCATGTGTGTGTCCACAGTCTGGTCCTTCATTTTGAGGAAGCAATTTTCCCTCTGCCATTTCTGTAAAAGTAAACccatgattaaaaaaaaaaaaagtcactcaAGATGAAATGGAAACCCATATGCATATCCATtacatattaaaattatattttgtaataggggaatttttttgtctcttttatATGTATGCTGTGCTGTCTTACATATTTTAGATGTAGCAAAGTGTCCCTGGTTGCCAGTTCCTCTTTGTCCTCCTCAGAAAGGACTGGTTGGTTGTcgccatgatattttctgaaaaatccctttgccaggatttttctcctgagaagctgagaagcctcagaggaaaagaaaaacaataattatttgctgctgtagaatgcaacaggtgcgtctttgattggtctcatgtccttgtttctaattaatggccaatcacagcccagctgtctcagactctctggtcagtcacaagattttattataattCCATTCCTTCTCTATTCCTTGCTAgtcttctgattaaatcctttcttctgttctttattAAGtcttaatatatcattttcttataatatatatcataaaataaaaaatcagtcttctgaaacatggagtcaagattcctGTCTCTTCCCTTGTCgtgggacccctgcaaacaccaccacagtggCTGGTTGGTTGTATGGGTTGTGAAGCTTCAGCTTCAGtaggaaacaaaaccaaagtaaCAGCAATCCTAAAAGCTAAAACATCCCCTGCCAGATTTTAACTTCCTCACCCCTCAAACCCAGTTTAAGTGTTTACCATAtgagggaagaggggaaaaaaaccctaccaaCCTATAGAATGTGCTACACACATCTACATGGGAGTTGTGCTGACTTTCAGAAGGAGGAGGCAGCTTTCCCCAGATGTCCATTCTGCAGCTTCTGTTATTAGTATGCTAACATATTATCAAGCAACTTTTATCATCTTCTTCCACTCATCCTGTGTGGCATGCATCCTTGCAGCTATAGAGTGACCAGTTTTTTTCAAAAGTCTGTTCAACTGTGATTAGGCAAGTTCATGGGCTGGCTAAATTTGAGTTCTTACATAAATGAAGGgtagaaaaaaccccaaagtatTAAGCAATGGACATGTTTGCAAGGAAGAGAATGACAGAATGATTGCTTCTGTtactgaaagtaatttttaagtGTCTCTCAACTCACAGTGCATCTTAAAAATAGTTTAAGTTTTAAAAGGTATCAGGTTGGTTTTTGActaattctcatttttttccctacagcAACGGCCTAAGTCAGGAGAGAAGGTCTACCATtaccttttctttctgctctcttTCCTTGTGCCTCAAATCAAACTAAAGATTTGAATACTAGTTTTGCATATCTACTAGTGAAGTCATTGAGGTCTCTCAAAACTGCCAgaataaatttgatttttttaaactagagaATCATCTTAGAATGCATGAAACTCatttttcttaggatttttagggaaaaaacaaTAGTCTGTCAATTTGCAACACATTTCATTTACTAATGCAACAAATATTGGGACTCCTTTTTTTTCTAGGCCTTGTTTAATCTCCTTTTACTGACTCATAATTTAGCAACTTTTAAACTGAACTTTGACAATGCAAAACATTATTGCAGATTCAATGCGCAACACTCTGCACTTTCAATTTTTCTTATTAAATCTTTTATTCCAATTGTAGATGCAAAAAAGGaaccagcacaaaaaaaaaaaagtacataatttttattaaaaacattgGCAAGTGCTAGGAATGTGCATGTGAAAGGAAATACAGTATTTAATTCTTCATTGATTTATCCCCACATGCTGACTCTTGGAGGAATGCACGGTTCCACTGACTTAATGGCAGAACCTACAGAGTAAACAACTTTGTCTTCTTGAGTGGCACCAAAGCCCCTGGCTGTGGTCCCAGCTTATCACCCTCCTTTCTCCCACTTCAAGTTTGAACACCTCACTGGAGACGTCCTCAGACAAGCATAACACTGATATATCACCAGTACACCactgaatataaaaatatcttaTGGTTAGGAGATCTGTGTTCCTCACTCTTCCATGTTATTAGAGACAGGTGCTACAGCAAAAGGGACAATCACATTCTGAGAAAAGTTATCCCTTTAGTTTCTATTTGTGTGCAAAAGTGTGTCTGGCTGAAATTGTTTCCCAGTCAGACACAAAAGCTTGGAAGCTggatttattttgctgttttgttatATTAATACAAATAGTAATaaatgtttgggggtttttttcacacaTAAAATCAGGGTGCAAAAGGTAAGAAGGGAGACGTTTCACTGCAACTGGTGCAGGAAGGTGTACATGTATGCACATCTGAGGAATACTCccaaatacaaaatatttgaaatgtttaaatatatttattaaaattggTACAAATAGGACcattagttaaaaaaaaaaatctgaaaaaatgtCCTGCATTATTTCAAAGGATAGCAATAGATCACAGTGTATCAGGAAGTCACCTAGAAATATATTTGGAAAATCTAcaaaagcaggagctgtgatCAATCACCACACTCTATGAATATGTTCCACTGACAATGCTCAGTGCTTACCAGGACTgcacattttttatttccttgcaaTACTCCAAACCTACTGGTTTGCCCTTGTGTAAGGGCAGACTCTCACAAAAGGAGAGTTTCCTTTGAAGCTTAAAAAGAGCACTGAAATGGCAtgaaactgttttcttttttcttcaagtGTACTGAAGAAATACTTCTGTTTGCTTTCCCTGGTGGAGATTTCCCAACAATTggggaaaagtcaaaatttCTTGTACATAAGTAAaaatgcatattaaaaaaatttaatcctTCATCTTATTTAAAATAGatatagaaaaaaatccatatttgGTCAATgcttataaaaaataaaagtgtacTGACAGGCCAGTCATTCCACTAAAATGGCTTCTATGTACGTGCCTGTACAGGAGACACTAAAATGTTTCCTCAACCCCACAGCTGTTGTCGTCTTATACAGGTTTCTGCAGAAGGCCACCTCATGTTTCTCCCCTGGATGAAGTGTTAATTGGCAGAAAAATCCCAATTAGAAAAATGCCAATGTCATCAGAACATGAAAGCGTGGCAGGTTTGAAACTGAGAGGTGAGAGCAGTTCAAGTTAAAAGTGAGATACCTGTGTTGCAGTGCTTTTAGCTGCCTTGAGATAGCTGGATACTCAATGGAAAAAAACAGTCACTTGCACACAAATAGAGCAAAATGTGCATATTAACATTAAAGGTGCAGCCACTTCTGTTAAGATTCCAGACAGCTGAAAATCAAGTTGAAAGAGAAACTAGTTCTGTgtcctgctccaggctcagTATTTTGTCAAATTTGTATCAAGCAGGCTCCAAACTAGTTAAAACTGAAACCTTCTGATTCTGTGGTGTACTGTGCTGCCCCAGGCAATAAGGTTTCACTGCCTGCAGCCTCACTTCAACAAATAAGAATAAAGTTACTTCTTAAAAGTATTCATCTTCCCTGGGACAAGTTATTAATTCTTCTTTCTTGCCTATATGAAACGAGTATCACTGTAGAGATATTGCATCTCTAGATACAGTAACAGGACCTTTcaataaaaattacattaaaaatagttttatcaACATTTCTAAGAGTTCATAAATACAAACAGCCTTCAGCACATTTAGTAAACAGGCAATGAATAAAACAAACTGCAAAATCTCCCCCCTATTTCTAGGGCTTGTCATTACAGAAAAGTCTCTGGAAAGAACACCTAATTTTGAAGACATTCAAGTCAGTCTGTGATAGCTCCAGTGGGACCATCACCTTCTGCAACATGATATGCAACAGCAGAGGAGTGTTCTGAGGGGATGTTTTCTCCTGTATTCCAAAGCTCTTTTCACTTGGTCTTTAGCATCTCCTACATAGTCCTCAACATTTTGCATATTAATCTCAATAACATCAAAGGTGTCTGCCTGTTCCTCCACCagcagggccacctgcagaAAGAGCTCGTGAACTTCCTTAATGCGACCTTCCAGCTTCACCAGCTCCTTGTGCCGCGTCTCTATCTCATTCAAGGCTGCGCGAGCTCCCTTGACATCCGACAAGAGATTCTCGGAGAAGACATCCCATTTGCCTTGCTCAATCATCTCCTCAATCTGGTGCCCAGAAACATCCTTGCCCATGATCTCCAGCTGCCGCTGAATTCGGATCTTGCAGTTCTCCCGCTGGTTCATCTCCGCTGCATTGTAATCAAACATAGCGTCCTGAAATGTGTGCATGAGGTCAACGTAGTGGTTCTTCGCCACCCTGGCAATGACAGACATAGCTCCGTATTTGGTTATTGCATCTTCACAGAAATCTCTCATTACCTGCAGTTTCCTGTGGATGCTCTCTCCACGGCTCTTAATGTCTCTGGCAATACAATTAGTGTCTCGTTTGATGCTGCTAAGGCGGCGCATGGAGGTGAGGAAGCGGGTGTTTTGCTTTCTGAGGCGGCTGACATCCGCTTTTAGGTGGTCGTTTTCTGCCCGGATGCTCTGTATGTCCTTATGAAGGATTTCCAAGGCATAATCCGTCTCATAAAGGAGAATATCCTGGGGTGAATTCTCATCATCATCACTATCAGAAAATTGCTGGTTGTGTAACCTGGCAAATTCACGCAGCTCACTTAAACGGTCTTTCATCCTGCCTGTGAAACAGGAACAGGAGGAATGAGTTTGAAGTAACTAAAACATTGGTTAAAAGAGTTGAAAATTTGTAACTAATAGCTACATCATGGTGATAACTAAATCATAGATAACAAACGTAACTCATCAAAGATAACCCAAAATACTAGATTTTAAATTTGTTCACAGTATTTTATACAGTGATGGATATCACATCCAAAACTCTGCTAGAGCACTGTTCTAGAAGGTACAAGTTTAGAAACAATACTGCAGGAAAGAAGACAATAAATCCTTAAGACAAATCAAAAAGAATAGTAGGACAGTCCCAAACTCCCCACAAAATGCCAGTCTTTTACTTGGAGAGGAAAACCAGACTCCTGATAGTAAGCCTTCAGCTATCAGCATCTGTAGACATGTTAATAActgaacaccttccactactgCTCACTAGAGAAATCTCCTCTAGCTCCTGATCCCTCATTACAGCAACTGCCCAAAATGTCACAGGGCTTCCCCCATTCTAAGTTTGCTTTTCCTGGGAGAATACTAAGAAGCATCTCAGGAAGAGAAATGACATTTACTGATACAGTTGGGAAAGAAAAGTTTCCAAAAATGGTGTAGAAAGTATCAAGACGATAGGGGGGGAAGAAGagctaaaaaaaagaaaaagaaaaaaaggcaattttagTGTCTCCAGATGCTATCATTGACCATAGAGTATTAGACATCAACAATTAGGGGtgtggagcatctctcttatgaggagagactgcaggagctgggcctaTTTAGTCTAGAAAGGAGAAGACCGAGAGTAGATCTGATCAACACATAAATATGTCAAAGGCAGGTGCCAAGGggatggtgccagactctttTCAGTGGTACCCAGCAacacaacaaagaaaaatgtcGATAAACCGAAACACAAGAAGTTTCAtctcaacatgaggaagaacttctctacatggagggtggcagaggctgcccagagaggtcaTGGACTCTCCCTCTCTGGAGGCATTCAAAATCCACTGGACACATTTCTGTGTCACTCGATTTACATGAGCCTGTCTTGGCAGGGATTTGGACTAAATGATCTccaaagtcccttccaaccctaacaATTTTGCAATTCTGTGAACTTTGTGCTTACCGTTCCTTaaacttaataaaaattaaatatcatCAGCCTTCTAGAGAGAGCATAGTAACAACTGTCTCGACAATTACTTcactttgtgttttctttgtcAAGCAAACACTGAGTAAAGCTCCTGTGTAATAAATTCATAATTTTGTAAGAGAAGGTCTACTCTTCCTTCCCCAGGAAGAAATGGAGAAGCAAATACATAGTAATTCAAAACATGAAAATGCTGTAGTAAATTCATGTGTACACTAATTCTGCGGCATCTctaaaaatattgcttttttctttaatacaaCAGTAAAGGTTAAAAAGTCAAACATTTTAAGAAGAGTAAGGACCTGTCAAGTGCTGCCTTGGATTGCACCACAGTGCTGCCTGGATACAAGAAGATCATGCAATTAAACACTGCCCTGCGCACTATCACTTCCACCAAGGCTTTGCCTAGAGCCTGCATGCGCTCAATAAAAGTTGTACAACATAAAATTTAATATTCATCATTCGGTTCACACTATCTCATAGACTATGTAATTACTGTTCATTTCCTCGGGGATTTCCCCTGCAAAATCTGTGGAAAGTTCCATAAACTCCTACCAGTTGTTTGGGGAAAGGCAGATCTAACAGCCCCACAGTCAGGTTTCAGCCCAGAGTCATTAAGGGCAATAGTGATATCCTCTTGATAATTTACAATGACCACTTGAGACACTTCAAGCACAATTCTTTGTACCTGGAATCTTCAAAAGTCAGCCCCTTCTGACTTCAGTCACTGCTGCAAGCCTCGAGCACTTTGCTGAGTCAGATCGCGAAGGAACAAGCTGGACATCAGTGAACGAGCACATGGATCAAGGCCACTTGTGCAGAGCTCCTCTCCAGTGACATGGACAGCACACACACAATCTCTGTGATCCAGCAGATGCAGTAGAGTCTAGTTGTAAGCAGAACAGAGGGACCAAGTTGCAGTTGCACTTGCAATCTTCACCctgggttttcccagctccccagTACTTGGTTCTAAAAGCCTACATTATTTGTGTCTACATACCGAAACTTATGTTTAAGGTGGTCAACATTAGCATCTTTTAGCTCTGCATTGAGGACCTGTATCTGTCTGGGATATGTCTCCACAGCCAAAGTGTTCACACTTTTGTCCTAACAAATGGATGCCATCTATTTAAGTGTTGCCATCACTTAACTGCGTAATGCAAGGCATTTTCCCTTCATGGAAATGTACAGCAATAGCACAAGATGCAACAGACCTACGTGGAAACAAGAGAAGAGCCAGCCAGATATGAGATAcgggggaaggaaaaaaaataagaaaaccccaaacatttaGAAGCCATGGAAAAGGTGCCCAGAAAAGTTTTGGAATCAGCATCCTTGAAGATATTTAAAACTCTACTTGACATGGCCCTCAGCAACCTAAAATGCCTGTGTGTGTTTTGAGCAGGCCTGGATCAGACAATGTTCAAAGGTCCTGTCTAAATTTTTCTGGTAATCAGCCTCAGATAAAAAGTTTGCTAAGCTGACCATTGAACATTAAATATATTCAACGACTTGCACAAGTCTATATAAGAGACATCTAACACATTAGAATATCACATTAGAATATCAAGACAGCAACTACTCTGGAGTAAGAACTGCAAGTGCAAGTGCAACTGCCTTAATTCTAAGACTGTGAAGCTTAATAGATGAGctgtcagttttattttattttaaaatgcaacatATATTCAAATTGGAACATGTACTTCCATTTATATTTTTGAGCTAGATAAATCTGTCCTTGTAAATATGAGGTTCCTTCTTCAAGTCCATCATGATGTGTACCCCCAAACACACCCACAGGAAATACAGGCCAGGTGATGACTGCAGAGGTTACAACTTTGAAGGCAAATACCCAGCAAGTACAGTCAGCTGAGGGCATGTTCAGTGTTCATGTTACTGTGCTACTTACTGGTATTAATCACCACTGTGACAAGCTTTCCCATGATGCATGAGAAACATACAAATTGTCCTGTTGCAATAAGACTGCAGCCCCAGACAACTGTGTATGACATGGGATTtcagacaaaaagaaaatcctctctAAAAATCAAAAACTATGCATGTGTATACACCCCCTTTCTGTTAGCCCCATACACATACAAAAGGGAGCCCTACAAACATTGCCTAACATTGCCATGCAAATGTTCTGAAGGCTGTTAACTATGCAGAAATAATCTAAGGATAAAAAGTTATTTCTATAGAAACAAATGAATTACACACTTAGGTTTATCTTAGCTTTAACATTTGTATATCCACACTTTATCCCCATATGGGCTGTTCACACAGGACTTGggctcaatgatccttgtgtgTTTCTTCCAGCTCAGatattctatggttctgtgatcAGAGCCTGGGGAGAAATGGTGAAATGATGAAGCAGTTTCGGCACTGCATCCATATTTCATGgccagctgctgggaaggaaggcagtgtacttttttttcttcttgcagcATTTATAAATGGCAGCTGCTACTTAATACCATCTTGTGGCTTACCAAAAGTCTAGTCAGTAATCTTTTCAGCCTTGACTAGGGCCTTACAAGATTAAGCTTTTCCTTCAGTTGTTTGAGGAACAACAGATATTTCAAAACAAgtcagttaaaaataatttctgtcagTAGTTCTTCTCGCCCTTGGAAGGTAAAAGGAACCCACGTGGCTCATCCTGGCTCTGAATGACATGTGATTTTATTGCATGACACACAATAGACGTGACCCAAAAAATAAGTGGTGAGCAATTAGGAAATACCTGCTCTTAGGCAAAATTACTTCATAGCTAAGTATGTGTCAGCACATTTCAGTGACTTCCCATACGGCTTGTAGAGCATGTAGTATTGATGGAAATCTACTCAGATGGACTTGCTGAATTGAACTCACTGCATTCCAAGGCAAATGGAGTGCTGCTGTTGCACTACAATACAAGTCATGCATAGGTTAAAATAGTGTTAAATTTAGCTGAAGCCTTTTGTTGAAGAGTTGGAATCTCGGATTTAAGAATTTTCTAGTAGCTATCTGTTTTGTAAACAATTGTCTTAGACCAGAACTACTATTTTTGCTTGGTATCTGTTGCCCAATTTGACAATATTAATTAACTTGggaaaaagactttttttttttaacagtagGTTAAAACAGTAGGTTACTCATCTTTCCAGAAGAGTAACTGGCTTATAGCAGAGTACTAGTCATCTTTTCAGTCCAAATTCCCTGTCTTCCCAACCATGCCCATCACAGGTGGCACAGCAGGCTtgaatttttcaaattattcatctttttttctctcttctcctttgTAAGAGCCTGAAACAAAAAAGTTATAATCTAATGATTAGGACAGTTTGCCTTCTGAAGCTGTTCTAAGATCACATATGTGTACTAACCCTAAGATTAACAACTATGACAGAGATCAGCAGTGCAAAATCTTTTTGTGGCCTCACTGAAAGGAAGTTATCCTCTCTGGAATTTTTTGCATTTCACAATGTTTAAAAATAGACAAAATGTATTCAGGAATTAAAATCCATCAGTTAACACTGAATGCCAGTTATAAAACTACAGAAATCCATCAAGAAGTTGCAAGTGTATCTGAAGACTACACTACCCAGCTCATAGGCTCATCAAAGCCTGCGTACAGCAGAAAACCGCCCTTAAACTTTCCATCACCCTAGAGAAAAATATCTGCAGTTACAAATGTCTCAggatattattttttcccaaaaaatccctgccctgtgccaggacaAGTTATTTATTACAAGCTGATATATTCAGAGAAGTAGGGATGACTCCATTCTTTGCAGGCTACTTCTGCATCTGGCAGAAACTCCAAGTCTCCACTAGTTCCTTTCCTACCATAAAGTCTAGGAAAAACCTAGGGGGGAAACTGATTCTGATTGTTGCCTCTGAAAGAAATTAGGCAATAATTTCTAGAATACTGATAGCTTTGGAGGTTCTTCTTTTACTATCTCAGTTTCTTTACCAGTATTCAATCTCTTCAACAGAAAAGAACTCTCAGTTTTTGTATGACAGCATATTATAAATGGAAGGATCTAGGGTGCACCTCGTACTTCACAGATGTATTGAATAGAGTAACCATCCTGGTGTTTTCTGTGGACTGGTTATCAGCTTTTCCAGACATTAGTATCAAAACTAGGAGACACTGCTGGTGTGCATTAAATGCACTATAATATGccatttttcatatatttatgataagactgagaaaaaaatctgatgcTTTAACTTGTTATTACTCAGTAGCCATGAAAGTAAACATTCTTGCATTGAAAAAGTCAGCTTGTTTTACATGGGTTGACTGCTAGGTTGTCTGAATTTCCACTGGAGAGCTATGGATCACCACTGACAAACTTTCAATACTGGATAGATAAAATGGATTCTTGGTATCTCCTCTTGACATTTTCCTCACAAGTCACATAAATGAGCAATTTTAACTAGATTTGGTGTTGTTTGGGTGAGGTGGGGAGCAGAGGTAAGAGGATTATGGACTAAAAAAGTTGCTCCATCTTCACTGGTTTTCAGTACCAAGGTCTTCAGGTAAAACTGGCCTAGAGACAAGGTGACTGTGAACTGTACCTCCAAGGGCTTGGCAAATGGTTAAGACAGATCCATAGCACTTAATACAAGCAGTGAGACAGCCATCTGTGCATTTCTTGGCAATTACTACAGCTCGGCATCATTACAGGTCACGGTGCAGGGCAATCAGCCAGCACAGtcacaggcagtgctggcaccaCAGCACCATGAGAATATACATTAGCTAATTAATCACCTTGGCTTCCCTGGAAC
This window encodes:
- the STX11 gene encoding syntaxin-11, which gives rise to MKDRLSELREFARLHNQQFSDSDDDENSPQDILLYETDYALEILHKDIQSIRAENDHLKADVSRLRKQNTRFLTSMRRLSSIKRDTNCIARDIKSRGESIHRKLQVMRDFCEDAITKYGAMSVIARVAKNHYVDLMHTFQDAMFDYNAAEMNQRENCKIRIQRQLEIMGKDVSGHQIEEMIEQGKWDVFSENLLSDVKGARAALNEIETRHKELVKLEGRIKEVHELFLQVALLVEEQADTFDVIEINMQNVEDYVGDAKDQVKRALEYRRKHPLRTLLCCCISCCRR